In the Diceros bicornis minor isolate mBicDic1 chromosome X, mDicBic1.mat.cur, whole genome shotgun sequence genome, CTGAAGTTAGCTAATAAAACAGCAGTGTCTGATTATGAGgttgtaaacatttaaaaaatatatcatcttAATATCATCTCTAATAACAGAATTTTAAGAATACAAATATTACTTGGATGTTTAATTCCTCTTTGATTATATAAAACATGGATCCAGAAGTTAAATATCCACATTTACATGGAAATCTGTGTACTCATATAACaattattatgtatttatttgtaaaacaaaTGAAGTAATTGGCTCTATGATATTATTCCTTTTTAACCTGAgaagtaaatataattttatatgcttctaaaagttttagaTATACTATTCACACATTTCTGTAATTTGGGATggcaaaaattaaattattttaaacaataaaagaaatgagaGCAAGTTTTAATAAACTCCTCAAAACTATACACATTTAGGCTATTACCTAACTACAAAGAATTTTTAAGGAAGAAGTTCCTTGCCAATGGTGGATTCCAGTAACTGATGTTGCTTTATTAACCATAAAAAAAGCCTTTAAATTAATTAcatccaaaataaaatatttttataagaaaaaatagactttcaatgtaatatgaaaatattctgaGATCTGCTTACATAATTGCTAGAATCTTAAATTCAGAAATTCCTGGATAAGGGTATATAGAAACTGTATTTTGATTTTACTCATGTTTTTCCTAATATATAATGAGGCTGACATCTTGTATTTCTCTGACCTATCCACAGAGCCTTGAAAATAATTTAGAGCTCAGTTATTCTATTTTGATTTATGTATAAATTGAAATAtatcacattatttattttttcctttagtgcATTTGGTAGAATAACTGGGAATTTACaattttgtaataaaaagtttaaaaagacagTGGTAAGATGTGACTTACTTTTGAATATGATAATCATTCAAAGGTAGCTGTCTTGCCATTTCTTCCAGAATGCTTCCAGTTTTAATGCTTTGAACAAGGATGTGAGTTCTTTAAGAACAGTAACCATCGTGGTGGTTCCCTCTCACCCCCATCCACCCCCCTAGGCCCGCCCATCCCCCCCCGCCGCCCCCCCAACCTACTGTACTGTACCATAGTGCACTTATGATAGGCTCTGAAAAATTTTGTTAAATGGTTAAttgattgaatgagtaaatgagtcTTTAAGAAGTGACTATAGAAGAAGTTGTGGCATTGAGGAATGAAGGGGGGGAAAAACCTAGTAAAAATGTACTTTTATAAAGGCGGCAGGAAAGGCTTAAAATTACATGGGGGGCCTTTTAAAATGCAGCCCAGCAACCGCCAGACGACTACAAAGAATTATGGGATCAGGCAAGAAGCTGGTAGGTCCTGATTGGCTCCAGAGGTCGCGTGAGGCTGCTTGTGTCGTCACAAGCCCAAGCCTTCGCGGGAAGCGGTCTGTGGAGGTCAGAGCCGCCTTTGGAACTCACCGACTAGATCCGACCGCACCTCCTCAGCTGCCTGAGCTGCCTTCAACATGAGTAAGAAAGGGTTTGGGAGCTATGGCAGCATCTCTGCCGCGGGTGGAGCCAGCGGAAGCAATGACCGACCGTCTCAGGGCGGCGGCACAGCTCCTGCTGCTAAGCCCTCAAGATCCAGGGCCCGAATCCAGGATATTATACCTTGTTGTGTAAACCAGCTGCTCACCTCCACTCTGGCTGATGATGTCTTCACGATTAGGGGAATTGAAGTTTCCCGGGTCTCTATCGTGGGGATAATCCGAAAGGCAGAGCCGGCTCCAAACTACGTTCTTTACAGAATTGATGATATGACCACCAAGCCTATTGAGGTCCGCCAGTGGGTCGGCAGAGATAAAGCAAAGCAGGGGATGACTCCGCTGCCAGTGGGAGTATACGCCAAAGTGTTCGGTATCCTCAAATGTTCTGCGGGGGTGAAGAGCCTTGAGGTATTGAAAATCCGCGTCCTGGAGGACATGAACGAGTTCACCGCACATATTCTGGAAACGGTCAACGCGCACATGGTGCTGGATAAAGCCCGCCGAGCGGCCTCTGGGCAAAATGCACCTGTTGCCCCACCGGAAGTTGATGAGGCTCAGGAGTACGGCGAGTACTGCCCTGACTTCATCTCGAAGGAGGTGCTGCGTTTGATTCATGAGTGTCCTCGACAGCAAGGCAAGAGCATTCAAGAGCTCCAAACCGAGCTTTGCAGCCTGAGCATCGGGACCATCAAGCAAGCCATTGATTATCTGACCGTCGAGGGCCACATCTACCCCACTGTGGATGGGGAGCATTTTAAGTCCGCGGATTGAAGCGGCGAAaagatttttcattttctgaagaCCCTCGCCTCCAGCTGTGAGTTTGACCTGTTGACTTTTaggaagtagattttttttttttttttttgtgaggagatcagccctgagctaacatccgccaatcctcctcttttttttttttttgttttttttgctgaggaagacggccctgggctaacatctgtgcctatcttcctccactttatatgggactatcttcctccactttatatgggacgctgccacagcatggcttaccaagcagtgcgtcggtgcgcgcccgggatccgaaccagtgaaccccgggccgccgcagcggagtgcgcgcacttaaccgcttgcccaaccgggccggccctaggaagtagatttttTCAGCAAAAGATCTCAACTGGCATTCTTTGGAACATCACTGCTTTTCCAACTGCTTtgaacttttctgtttttttaacatatttgaaGCTCAGAGGGAGATGGGgatggataaattggactttttATAGGATTTACCAGCAAGCAAATGAAAATACTCCTGGATggatgaatttgggggagaaaaggTATAGAGAAAGttgaaaattattatttagtTGTGTGGGAGCTTCTTTTTCTGAAATAGCCGtgtattagaagaaaatagatGCAGTCAGGGAGCCAGCtaagagacaaaaacaaaaaaaaatttttgtttttacattagACTTATTTTCTCTGTTTGGATTTAGCTTATTATAGTCATATTGTTATCTCTTGTTAAATACAGTAATTAATTCAGATGTGCTAAAGATAGCAACTTATGAATTCATATGCTCAGttcaagtgtttattgagtgaTTTGCTCTTATTACCATAGGTTTATGTTCATAAAAAGTAAGATTATACCATGTTTATATAATGTGGTCATCTTTGAatacttttttcttaaaatgtggtTAATGATTACTTCAAATGCGATATGGCAATATTTGGATTAAATTACAATCTGTTGTAGTTGCATGATACATGGATGCCacactttctgtaaattttttgtTCTGATGTGTTATCTGTAGTACTAAATGCTCTTCTTTATGTATAACAGGTTTTGTTCTTATAGATTAGGTAACCAAATAAGAAGTAATTATAAGAATATTAAGTTTAGCAAGTttaactgaaatttatttgaatgttttattaaaatatttttgcaaaatctTGAATTTcctgtgtaatttttttctaaacacaTTTGAAAaggccttttttttgtttttgaggattaataattttaattatccagaataattttttctcttctctatatAATACCAGTAACATATCGTAGttgtaataatacattttagtATAGATTATATTAATTACGTGAGACttttaaataattcaataaaGTAAGCCCTCAGTTATATGTACACTAATGATGGTATCTTTTAAGTTACTAGTTTTGTTacattagagaaaagaaaaaaatatatacattcagACAGGTAGAAGAGACAAGCATCACTTGCCTTAATTGAGTCACAAAAAGAAGgtgcaaaaacagagaaaataccatTCCCAGTAATCCACAGTCAGGAAAACTGTATATGACCTTTCTTTGCCAGCCTTTACAAAAATTTATCATCAGTTCCTGCTTAAGCTTTCTGAGGCATAAACTTCACTTTTCTTCCCCTCAAAAGCAAAGAAATCATAAATGACACTCTTTTGAAAACCACAGATGGTTAACATACTATAAACCTATTTGTCATTTAAATTATCAGTTGTTTTTGCAAATTCTAGTTTTCATAAACATAAGAAATTTGGAACCACTCTTTTTTGAAAAAGGTTGCCTGCCCTGGGGAAAATCACACTGGGGGAAATGCAACGAGGGGCATATTTCTTCCTCAGAATCTCATTGTGGAAAGAAATAGTCTAGGGGACATATCATTCTTTTGTGATATCACTTATACAAATGCAGGAACCCTGAGATTAAAATCTGATATTTGTGACTTTATAGGTCACTCTGTTAATTGTCCGAGTTGATTCAACTGGCTGTTGGATGTGTAGCCACATTTTCCCCACTCTAGGAATGTTCCTCCAGAACTAGGAAAACAGCAACCAAAATAAGCCCTTTTCAGCTGCCTTTCTGCCTGGGAACTGATATGTTGCAACATGTACATCTGAATTTAAGGTGGAGGACCAACTCCTCCTCTTCCTCGCCCCCATCCTCTGAGAGGAACTGGCCTCTGTGTTCCTTGGGGTTCTTTTCAGCTTTGTTAATTCCCTGGGCACCCGTCTTCCCCTTATTCTTCTGAATGGAATCATGCTTTAGTGGGATTCTGCAGAGGATAAGGGACTGCAATGGGAGAATAGTAAGTAGGTCTGGCTATAATGTGAGTGGAAATCAACAAACATGTTTAGGTAGAAAACAATTGCTGGATTGTCTTATACATGCATATTTGATGCACGTTAGGGGTAGCAGAtgttaaaaattcatttaaaaccaTTCACCTGGCATGcatatttctttttcagtcttgttTAGACAGTGAATGACTTGGCCAGTGCTCCCCTTCCTCTCCAGTCCTGCCCTATATGTGAGCCAAACCTTTGAGGATAAGATTCAAATCCTGGGGAAATACTATTGACCATTTTGGGCAGGGACATTTAAGCCTGAGGAATCTGAAGAACATAAGTGATGATTATAATCtacttggggttttttttctatGGCTTGTAGACATATGAGACATATGCATTTATATTGAAGTTGATGCTTAGTTGACTGAATATctaaatttgaaaatgttttcaagtCAAAGCTAatattattactgttttcataATTGTTAGTAATCATTTTATTACTAAGTTTAGATTTATATTTTGAGTATAATCTGAGAAATTTAAAtcttatattttttcagtttccaTTTACTTTTTATAATGATGAATCAAGAAAAGTAACCACCAAGAATTATTTTCGTTCATGAAACCTttagtgagcacctactatatgcatTTAAGTGTTAGTTAGCTTTCAGTTTAATAAGCTTAAATTCAGTTGACTTCTGAAATTCTTactaaaataataagaattaacATTTATATAGTACTTACTATCTGCTTGGCACTATTCtaggagtgtatgtgtgtgtgtgtgtgtccgtcccTGTGACGCCTAGATTTATATTTCTAGCTCAGATCTCTCTCTCGAAATTCAGACTCTGTCTCCAAATATCTTCCTGGATGGCCTACaggtatctttaaaaatatttaaaatggggCCGGCTCGGTTGCGCAGTGGTTAAggttgtgtgctccgcttcggcagccaggggttcacaggtttggatcccgggtgtggacctacacacctctcatcaagccatgctgtggcagtggcccatataaagtagaggaagatgggctcggatgttagcccagggccgttcttcctcagcaaaaaagaggaggattggcaacagatgttagctcagggctaatcttcctcacatacacaaaaaaatttaaaaagtaatcagAAGAAACATGTATTTATAGCATTTATTATCCCCCAGGAAATGTTGTAAGAACTTGAAATATACACATTCAACCAGGGTATCATTATTATTGGTATaatattgttctcattttatacatgaggaacctgagactcaggaagtttaagtaatttgctccATTGTAGTATGACATGGCTAGTAAGTGTCAGAGCTAAGATTCCAACCCAGGCAGTGTGTCTCCAGAGCCTGGGCCTTAACCACTTTGTACTACCTCACAATAAGGAAAGTCTTGTAAACTATCCTTGTTTCACTTTCGTCACATACTAAGTATTTcaactttatttctttcattaaaatttcctgactttaattaaaaaaaaatgtgaaatatttcagCAAAAAATATAAAGGAGAATGTAAAAACACCTGTGTATTCATCTACCTGTTGAAGAAGGAAAACTTAATTTTATTATAGTTGTAGAGAACTTAGCCATATAACTCAGATTAATTTTTAATGACACTGTACCCCTTTGAGCCTGTATTTTCACTGATTAAAAAATCATCGGAAAGTCTACATTTTCTCTAAACCAATGCATTTACTTTTTGAAGTGTAGTATCTTAAGAATATATATCATCTTATTGGAAAGTCTGTCTTTTTCTGGTGACCACATGGCCCTGTGTAGTGAAAATTGGGACTCCTTTGCCCTATCCATTGGGGATGATACCGCTAGTAATTCGAATGCCATCCATATGGTATTTATTCCAATTTACCATTACatgataaattaagaaaacattattttactATTGagtaaaatagtaaatatttatgtttCTGGCCTTTGGTAATACCTTAAATTGGAGCAGTTCAATGAATAGCACTTAATATTATATAGTTTGTTTTTATATATCAGATGGATATCCaataaaggaataataaaaataaagtcccCTTTTCCGTATCGGGCTTGTCcatatggagcttacattctagtaagAGAAAtcagacaattttttaaaaaatctgtataaACTGTCAGGTTGTGATATGTGCTGGGGAGGGGACGTTGGTATTTTATATCAGATGGTCAGTGAAAACCTCCTTGACTTGAGCGACATTTGCACAGAGGTCTAAAGGAGGTGTGGGAGTGAGCTATGTGGTCAGCTGGAGGGGGAATGTTGTTAGAAACAGCAAACAGCAAGAGCAAATGCTTGGCCTCTTCCAGGAATGTCAAAAAGGCCGGTGTGGCTGGAGGCAGAGAATGTAGAGTCTTGAGAGCCATTGTAAGGACTTTaatttttactctgagtgaggtgGGAAGCCATTAGAGGGCTTTGAACAGAGTAATGGCCTAACCTGACctagatttttaaagaatatctgGGTGGAAGCAGTTGCAGTAAGGGAGCTAGACATCTCACAGGAATTCTAGGGACAGCTGTATAGCTGTGCCTCATGGAGGCTGATAGGGAAGGTCATTTGACATCCCAAGGTAGTCCTGGAACCTGAGTGTTTTTGTCATGAGCCTCCCTCAAGTCAGCAGCAGAAATTCATGGCACATCACCCTGATTTTTTCCATGGTTAACATGGACTCTACATGAGTCTGCTCCTTTTCCTTGATAACTGCTTGGCCTTCTCTCTATTACCCAGTTCAAATTCCTGATGGGGAGACTCTGGTCCCCATTTGTTTCTCCTTAGGCAAAGCTTTTCATGCCAGGTCACCTCAGTTTGCAGGCCAGCGTAAGTGCTTGCCTCATCACGGGTCAGGCAACCATCACTAATCGAATCAGCCTTGCTCTTggtaagggagagagggaggcagggtgaTGTGGTCCAGAATTTGTACACCTAGGACTGTTCCCTCAGGAGGTGGCTGTGGGGAGTGCTCCCCTAAAAAGGGGATATGAGCTTGTCAGGCACGGGCCAGTACAGTGACTTTGATAAGGTGAGAGGGAAAGTTATTGCATGGATATC is a window encoding:
- the RPA4 gene encoding replication protein A 30 kDa subunit gives rise to the protein MSKKGFGSYGSISAAGGASGSNDRPSQGGGTAPAAKPSRSRARIQDIIPCCVNQLLTSTLADDVFTIRGIEVSRVSIVGIIRKAEPAPNYVLYRIDDMTTKPIEVRQWVGRDKAKQGMTPLPVGVYAKVFGILKCSAGVKSLEVLKIRVLEDMNEFTAHILETVNAHMVLDKARRAASGQNAPVAPPEVDEAQEYGEYCPDFISKEVLRLIHECPRQQGKSIQELQTELCSLSIGTIKQAIDYLTVEGHIYPTVDGEHFKSAD